GAGGAGAAAAAAACGTCTCCCTCAGAAGGCGCGGAATCCTCCTTAGAAGAGGCCAAGCCGAAAGAAAATTTTAGCCCAGTCGATTTGGCTCTTTTGAAGGAAATTAAACTTCCCCAAGGTCTTAAATTCAAAAATATCTTTGTCGAGCATGCTCCCGTTCCTGTGGATTCTGGGCAAGTCTTTGTTTATTTCTTTCCAAATGGTTGGGTGGAAAAAATGGTGATGAATCTCTGCGACGAAAGTGAAGAGAACTTCTATTCACTGGAAACCTACTCCGCAAGTGGGAAAACTCGAATCCGTGCGAGTTATGCGGAAATGAAATTGGAAGGGGAGTGAAAATGAAGAAGGTGAAAGGTGAGACGAAAAACGTAAGACGTGAAATGAAAGGAGTGTTTTGTTCGATAAGAAATCTATATCCCGTTTTACGCCTCACGTCCCACGGTTTCACTCTCTTAGAAATCATGATTGCCCTGGCAATTCTTTCTTTTTCCCTACTCAGCCTCTACAGCGGAATGGGCAATAGTTTGAGGGCTTCCGCCGAGGCAGAACAAACTGAAAAAGCGGTGCAACTCGCCCGTGGACGCATGGCTGAAATCAGAATTGGGCTGGATGAGGAAATGGCCCGGGGAGCTTTTCCAGATGAAAAGGAAGAAAATGGTGTGTTTGAAAAACCTTTTGAAGATTACCGCTGGGCTTACAGTATCAAGAAGGTGGAAATTCCTTTCATCAGTCCTCAACTTCTAGGAAAAGAGGCAGGCCTCGATATGGGACAAGCCAGTGAAAAAAGTGGGAGCACGGGCCAGAACTCCACTCCAGGAATAGACAACATAGTTAATAATTTGGCACAAGCCGTGACTAAAAAAATTTCTGAGTCCATTCGAGAACTGAAGGTGACTGTATTTTGGGGGGAAGAAGGTGAGGGACAAGACAAGTTGGTTTTGACGACGCATTTGGTGAAATTAAAATGAAATCAAAAAACGGTTTTACCCTCATAGAGGTCATGATTTCCATGGCTATCCTGTCGATGATGTCACTGCTGATCTACACTTCTACCTTTCAAACGATTAATGGAAAACAAATGTCCGAAAACAAAGATGAACAAAATCATTCTGCCTCGCTCGCCTTGGGGAAAATGAGTTATGACTTGCAAATGGCCTTTATCCTAGGCGCTGAGTTAATGCCCTCAGACGGGCGCATGAAAACGGTATTCATAGGGCAGGATTCGGACATCAATTTCCCTTCTTTTGCACATTATCGTTATTTTAAAAATTCTCCTGAAGCCGATTTTGGTGAGATTGGGTATTCAATCGATACAGACAAGGAAAATTCTCAAAAGAAAGTTTTACTCAGACGAGAAAGTGCAACCTTGGATGACAAGCCCAGTGAGGGTGGGGTTTTCGAAGTGTTGGTAGAGGGCGTAAAAGAAATGCATTTTGAATATTATGATCCTGATAAAAAAGAATGGCTTAAATCCTGGGATTCTTCTCAACTCGAAAATTCAGGCAAGCTTCCTCGTGCGGTAAAAATCCAGTTAATTTTGGAAGGCGAAGAGGGGGAGGACGATTTGGTTTATCAGACCATTGCGGAACTCAGGATGTATAAGGGGGCGTTGAATTTTTAGTTAATGCTTTCATTATGCACAAACTCAAATCAAAAAAAGGTGTTGCACTTCTGATGGTGATTTCTTCCCTGCTCTTGCTTACTTCGATCGTTGTGGATTTTGCCTATAATAGTAACGTAACTTTTAACGTGGCTATGAATGAGCGCGACCGCCTGCAGGCCAATTATCTGGCTCAAACGGCCTACCAGTTTGCGTTGATCTTGATTCGTTTTGATCGGGATACCAAAGACATGGTTCGTCAGGCCTCACAAAAGTTGGGACGTACTGTTCAGATAAAACCCCTTTATAAAATGTTGCCCATCAATTCGGAGATGCTGCGTGGCTTAGCGCAGATGGCGACGGGAGCCGAAAAAGGTGGGACGGGGGAGTGGGAATTGAGTGCCGATCAGTTGTCCAATATCAAACAAAGTGCTGACATGATGTCTGAAAAACAGGCAAAAAGTTTTTTGAGCTTTGAGGGAAATTTTAATGCGGAGGTGGATGCCGAGGACGGAAAAATTCCTTTGAATGCCTTTTATTATTTGACCCCCACTCAACCCGAGTACGATCGCCTGAAAACAGTACTCATTTCCCTGTTGAGGCAAAATGAGTTATTAAAATACATCAAAGACAAGCAAAGAGGGCCCGAGGAACTTACGAATCGCATTGCGGATTATATCGATAAAAATGATGTCATCAATGAAATGGGAGGCTCAGAACGGGGAAGTGAATCCAGTGTTTATGTGGGAACTAAAGCCAAACCCAAAAATGCCAAACTCCTGAGTGTGGATGAACTCATTTTTATTCCGGGAATGAATGAAGATTTGCTCGAAGAGTTAAAAAAACATGTGACTGTTTATGGAAGTGCCGATAAGATCAACGCCTGTGCAGCCGGGGATGGATTGCTTAAAGGTTTGATTATTGCTTATTCACAGCGCAGCGACATTGAACCCATTCGGGCCGACAACGATG
The nucleotide sequence above comes from Deltaproteobacteria bacterium. Encoded proteins:
- a CDS encoding prepilin-type N-terminal cleavage/methylation domain-containing protein; this encodes MKSKNGFTLIEVMISMAILSMMSLLIYTSTFQTINGKQMSENKDEQNHSASLALGKMSYDLQMAFILGAELMPSDGRMKTVFIGQDSDINFPSFAHYRYFKNSPEADFGEIGYSIDTDKENSQKKVLLRRESATLDDKPSEGGVFEVLVEGVKEMHFEYYDPDKKEWLKSWDSSQLENSGKLPRAVKIQLILEGEEGEDDLVYQTIAELRMYKGALNF
- a CDS encoding general secretion pathway protein GspK, with protein sequence MHKLKSKKGVALLMVISSLLLLTSIVVDFAYNSNVTFNVAMNERDRLQANYLAQTAYQFALILIRFDRDTKDMVRQASQKLGRTVQIKPLYKMLPINSEMLRGLAQMATGAEKGGTGEWELSADQLSNIKQSADMMSEKQAKSFLSFEGNFNAEVDAEDGKIPLNAFYYLTPTQPEYDRLKTVLISLLRQNELLKYIKDKQRGPEELTNRIADYIDKNDVINEMGGSERGSESSVYVGTKAKPKNAKLLSVDELIFIPGMNEDLLEELKKHVTVYGSADKINACAAGDGLLKGLIIAYSQRSDIEPIRADNDERLTNVLKKVREKCPDPQAMAQALNESLGISGGGGAGAAASPASTAVPASQPAPTSMPGGAGAGAANQNSFASMISSNENYLRIQATGTMDHAEVKIVAVVDTSNANPDQWKILYWRVQ
- a CDS encoding prepilin-type N-terminal cleavage/methylation domain-containing protein; this translates as MQNKILKSNRGFSLIEIMVTMGIVAMILGLAATLLTDNGEQKLSDISSQIATSIKMIFNESAVKGQYFRLKIDLTENTMTPEYSAEPFRISSEEEADKAASDKEGRAKEEKKTSPSEGAESSLEEAKPKENFSPVDLALLKEIKLPQGLKFKNIFVEHAPVPVDSGQVFVYFFPNGWVEKMVMNLCDESEENFYSLETYSASGKTRIRASYAEMKLEGE
- a CDS encoding prepilin-type N-terminal cleavage/methylation domain-containing protein; this translates as MKKVKGETKNVRREMKGVFCSIRNLYPVLRLTSHGFTLLEIMIALAILSFSLLSLYSGMGNSLRASAEAEQTEKAVQLARGRMAEIRIGLDEEMARGAFPDEKEENGVFEKPFEDYRWAYSIKKVEIPFISPQLLGKEAGLDMGQASEKSGSTGQNSTPGIDNIVNNLAQAVTKKISESIRELKVTVFWGEEGEGQDKLVLTTHLVKLK